In a single window of the Raphanus sativus cultivar WK10039 chromosome 9, ASM80110v3, whole genome shotgun sequence genome:
- the LOC108826258 gene encoding homeobox-leucine zipper protein ATHB-17-like: MAILPENSSKLDLTISTPGFSCSPRSDEGSGGEREQLKLDMNRLPSSDEDEELSHGGSAPPRKKLRLTKEQSRLLEDSFRQNHTLNPKQKETLAEHLMLRPRQIEVWFQNRRARSKLKQTEMECEYLKRWFGSLTEQNNMLHIQVEELRAMKVGSSTMTPASTLTMCPRCERVTTAVIPSMAVVDVPVKKMIPPQEREH, from the exons atggCGATTTTACCAGAGAACTCTTCAAAGTTGGATCTCACTATCTCCACTCCCGGCTTCTCTTGCTCTCCTCGATCCG acgAAGGAAGTGGCGGAGAAAGAGAACAGCTGAAGCTAGACATGAATCGATTGCCATCGTCTGACGAGGATGAAGAACTCAGCCACGGTGGCTCTGCTCCTCCGCGCAAGAAACTCCGTCTAACCAAAGAACAGTCTCGCCTTCTTGAAGATAGTTTCAGACAAAATCATACCCTTAATCCT aaacaaaaggAAACACTTGCTGAACATTTGATGCTACGACCAAGACAAATTGAAGTTTGGTTTCAAAACCGTAGAGCAAG GAGTAAATTGAAGCAAACTGAGATGGAATGCGAGTATCTTAAAAGGTGGTTTGGTTCGTTAACGGAGCAAAACAACATGCTTCATATACAAGTAGAAGAGCTTAGAGCTATGAAGGTGGGCTCATCCACTATGACCCCCGCCTCGACCCTCACCATGTGTCCTCGCTGCGAGCGAGTTACCACCGCAGTGATCCCCTCTATGGCTGTGGTGGACGTTCCGGTCAAGAAAATGATTCCGCCGCAAGAGCGCGAGCATTAA
- the LOC130499892 gene encoding uncharacterized protein LOC130499892, with translation MKIVWVLATLLSFRSNRPPRRLRSEEEAGVIEYNTLLNSLKTRRDSLGSKLSELLEAKEELKEEKLKAKEEAEDLTQEMAELRYKMTCLLDEERKRRVCIEQASLQRIAELEAQAYAIFWPCFFFFFF, from the exons ATGAAGATCGTCTGGGTTCTCGCCACGCTTTTGAGTTTCCGATCGAATCGTCCGCCTCGTCGCCTCCGATCCG AGGAAGAAGCAGGAGTGATTGAGTATAATACTTTGTTAAACTCACTAAAGACTCGACGAGATTCTTTGGGTTCAAAGCTGAGTGAGCTATTGGAAGCTAAG GAGGAACTGAAAGAGGAGAAACTGAAGGCGAAGGAAGAAGCGGAAGACCTTACTCAAGAAATGGCTGAACTAAGGTACAAGATGACATGTTTGCTCGACGAGGAACGCAAACGCCGTGTGTGCATAGAGCAAGCGTCATTACAGAGAATTGCAGAACTAGAAGCACAGGCATATGCAATATTTTGgccttgtttcttttttttctttttttaa